Genomic segment of Methanoculleus horonobensis:
CGGACGAGCGCTACCGGGAGCACGCCGACCGCTGCCTCGAACGGCTCGAGCGGGACGTGCAGGGACTCGCCCCCCGGTGGGAGCCCGGCTCCTGGCCCGGTCTCGTCCCGTCCATCGCCACGGCGGCGAAGGCGGCGTCGCTCGGGCACTACCCGTTACAGCACCGGGCGTTCCGGTTCGGCTACGGCATGTACCGCGAGATCGCCCGCCGCCGGTACGGCAGAACTGCAGAGACACGGTCGTTCGAGGCCCTCTGCCGGCTGCTCCGGATCCGGTCATCGACCGTGGAACCGTCGAATAACTTCCCCGATCTCTTCATGACCTCGGAGGTGCTCGACTGTCTCAGCCAGTCGGGCGTATGGGAGAACCACGCATGAAACAAGTATTGCTCGACCTGCAGTCAGGGTCCATCCAGGTGGAGAACGTCCCCGTTCCCACCGTAACGAGGGGGGTCGTCGTCGAGAACGCCTATTCCCTCATCAGCGCCGGCACCGAGTCGTCGCTCATCAATCTCGCACAGCAGTCGCTCGTCGGCAAGGCAAAGGCACGCCCCGACGACGTGAAGAAAGTCCTCCAGAAGGTCGGAACGGACGGCCCTCTCTCGGCCTACCAGCAGGCGATGAGCCGTCTCTCCAAACCCGAACCGCTCGGCTACAGTTCTGCGGGCACGGTGGTGACGACGGCATCCGACGAGTTCGAGGTCGGCGACCGCGTCGCCTGCGCCGGGGCCGGGTATGCGGTGCATGCCGAGTACGTCTCGGTGCCAAAGAACCTCTGCGTCAGGATCCCCGACGGCGTCGAATTCCGGGAGGCGGCGTTCACGACCGTGGGAGCGATCGCGATGCACGGCGTCAGAAACGCGAACGTCACCGTGGGCGAGAACGTCGCGGTGATCGGGCTCGGGCTGATCGGGCTTCTCACCGTCCAGATCCTCAAAGCCGCGGGGTGCCGGGTGATCGGGATCGACATCGACCCCGAAAAACTCGCGCTTGCGGCTGACCTCGGCGCGGACGTCGCTTCAAACTACGACGGCCTCTTCGAGAGGGTGCGGGCGTTCTCGCCGTTCGGGGCGGACGCGGTCATCATCACCGCGGCCACTAAATCAAGCGCACCCATCGAGGCCGCCGGCCGCCTGGTTCGGGATAAGGGGAGGGTCGTGGTCGTCGGGAACGTCGGCATGGATCTGCCCCGCGACGTCTTCTACGAGAAAGAGGCGGAGGTCGTCGTCTCCCGATCCTATGGCCCCGGCCGCTACGACAGGAACTACGAGGAGCGGGGGATCGACTACCCGATCTACGTCAGGTGGACGGAGAAGAGGAACATGGAGGCGTTCCTCGAACTGGTGCGGCAGAAGAAGATCGATCTCGACCGCCTGATCACGCACACCTTCCCGCTCGACGACGCGCCGGGGGCCTACGACCTCATCAACACCGGAAAGGAACGGTTCATCGGGGTTCTCCTGCAGTACAGCCCGAACGGTTCGGGCGCCTCCGGCACCGTCGTCAGCCTCGCAAAGCCCGGCGCACGGAAGCGCAAGGTTCCGGCCGCGGCCCGGACGCTCGGGTGCATCGGCGCAGGGGTTCACGCCCAGAGCGCCCTCTATCCCCTCCTGCCGAACCTCCCGGTGAACCTCGGGGGGCTTGCGACCGCGACGGGACTCTCGGCGCAGACGGTCGCAAAGAAGTACGGCTTTTCCTACTGCACCACCGACTACCATAAGATCCTCGACGATCCCGATATCGACGCGGTGATGATTGCGACGAGAAACGATCTCCACGCGCCGATGGCGATCGACGCGCTCTATGCCGGAAAAGACGTCTTCGTGGAGAAGCCGCTCGCGACCGATATCGAGAGTCTCCGCCGGATCGTCGAGGCCAGAAACGAGTCCGGGCAGCGGCTGATGGTCGGGTTCAACCGCCGCCACTCCCCGCTTGCGGTGAGGATGAAGGGGTTCTTCGCAAACCGGGCAACCCCCACCGTCATGCACTACCGGGTCAACGCCGGGCAGATCCCGCCCGAACACTGGGTGCACGACGACGAGCAGGGCAGCGGGATGCTGATCTCGGAGTGCTGCCACTTCATCGACTTCATGCAGTACATCACCGGTGCGCGGCCGGTTCAGGTCGTCGCCCGGGCGATCGAACCGACCGGAACCATCCAGAAGTACGACAATTTCCAGGCGACCCTGACATTCGACGACGGGTCGCTCGGCACCGTCACCTACACGACGCTCGGCGACCGGTCCTACCCCAAAGAGACCGTCGAGGTCTTCGCCGGCAACGCTGTCGGGAGGATCACCGACTTCCGCGACCTCGAACTCCGGCGGGAGGGGAAGGCATCGAGGGAGAAGCGGTGGCTCACCCAGGAGAAGGGGTTTGCCGAGGAACTCCAGGCGTTCGTGAAGGGCGAGGAGCCGGACTTCGCCGGAAGCGTCGCGACGACGCTCGCTACATTTGCTGCATGGGAGTCGATCGATACCGGGGCGGCGCAGGAGATCGATCTCGGGCGGGTGGGGTTGTAGGACTGTCCCGGAGGGGCCCCCCACCGACCCCTTCGTCAGGCTCTGTTGAACTGTTACCCCTGCTCACTTTCGTATACGTCCACCAACCAATCTCTACCCGGCTGCATCATCCGCACGTAACGATGCATAATTCCTGTTCTATGACATTCCGTGCATCACACCAACCAAATCGTGTTAATTGCGCCCGGTGTATAGTGTCACGTTATTTTAGAGTTTGATGCATGAGACGTAACGCCAATAACCGCACGCGCAGAGGGCCAGGAGATCTCTAAATTCAAGATGGCGAAAAGCACTAGCACGGATGTATTGGGAGTATCACCGCACCTCGCACCTGGCGGTGCTCCCGCTCCGGCCGCTCGCTACGCTC
This window contains:
- a CDS encoding bi-domain-containing oxidoreductase; this encodes MKQVLLDLQSGSIQVENVPVPTVTRGVVVENAYSLISAGTESSLINLAQQSLVGKAKARPDDVKKVLQKVGTDGPLSAYQQAMSRLSKPEPLGYSSAGTVVTTASDEFEVGDRVACAGAGYAVHAEYVSVPKNLCVRIPDGVEFREAAFTTVGAIAMHGVRNANVTVGENVAVIGLGLIGLLTVQILKAAGCRVIGIDIDPEKLALAADLGADVASNYDGLFERVRAFSPFGADAVIITAATKSSAPIEAAGRLVRDKGRVVVVGNVGMDLPRDVFYEKEAEVVVSRSYGPGRYDRNYEERGIDYPIYVRWTEKRNMEAFLELVRQKKIDLDRLITHTFPLDDAPGAYDLINTGKERFIGVLLQYSPNGSGASGTVVSLAKPGARKRKVPAAARTLGCIGAGVHAQSALYPLLPNLPVNLGGLATATGLSAQTVAKKYGFSYCTTDYHKILDDPDIDAVMIATRNDLHAPMAIDALYAGKDVFVEKPLATDIESLRRIVEARNESGQRLMVGFNRRHSPLAVRMKGFFANRATPTVMHYRVNAGQIPPEHWVHDDEQGSGMLISECCHFIDFMQYITGARPVQVVARAIEPTGTIQKYDNFQATLTFDDGSLGTVTYTTLGDRSYPKETVEVFAGNAVGRITDFRDLELRREGKASREKRWLTQEKGFAEELQAFVKGEEPDFAGSVATTLATFAAWESIDTGAAQEIDLGRVGL